In the genome of Candidatus Limnocylindria bacterium, the window TCGGGTGAGGTCAACGGTGCCCTTGGTCGCGTAGATCGGCCTCCGGAATCCGGAAGCCGCCAGGTGTGGGATGAGCCCGCAATGATCGAGATGCGCGTGCGTGAGGAGCAGCGCGTCGATCTCACGCGGCTGGTAGGCGAATGGCACGCGGTTGCGGATCACGTCGTGAGGGCTCCCTTGGAACATGCCGCACTCGATGACCACGTGCGCCCGGTCGGTCTCAAGCAGATATTGCGAACCCGTCACCGTGCGCGTCGCGCCAAGAAAGGTCAGACGCATCTCGGCCATCATGGCATCTGCGCCGGACGTGGGGCGCCGAGAGCGATCCGCGTAGGCTGAACGTCTTGGCGCCCCTTGCGCGACCGGAGCCCTTCGACCCCCTGCGGAAAGGCTTGTACACCGGCGACGAGCTGATGCAGGGATACACACGGGCGAACCCGGAGGGTGCGCTTGATCGGAAGATCGCTCGTTACTTCGAAGCCGCGGGCGGCCGCAACCCGGCCTCAGCGGCGGCGGCCATCGCCCAGCGACTCCACGATTTCGGCATCGACCGCGCCCTGACCGCATGGCTCGAGGGGACCGGCGGCACTGTCCCCAAGGTCGTGGGTCTGATGGGCAGCCACGCGACGCCGCGCACCGATCCGGAGTACGCATCCGTCGCGGAGCTCGGGTGGCGGCTGGCGCGCGCCGGCTTTCTCGTGGCGACCGGAGGCGGACCCGGACTCATGGAGGCCGCGAACCTGGGGGCCTACCTCTCGAGGTATGCGGAGCCAGAGGTCCTGGGTCGCGCGGTGGCGGTCCTGCGACAAGCACCCGCATTCGAATCCGACCACGCTCGGTACATCGAAGCGACGCGCCAAGTGCTCGCTGATTTTCCGGATGGCACGGACAGCCTTGGCGTACCGACCTGGGTCTACCCCGACGAACCGGTGAACCTTTTCAGCTCGCACATCGCGAAGTACTTCTCCAACAGCATGCGCGAAGAGGGCCTCATCGCGATCGGCAACCACGGCGTGGTCATCGCGAGCGACACGCCCGGTAGCGTGCGGGAGCTCTTTCAAGCGGCAGAGCAGGACAGCTACTGGGTGGGCGACCGCCGCAGTCCGATCGTCCTCTTCGGTCCGCGCGGCTCCTCGAGTCTCGAGCTTTTGATCGCACACGCGCGACGCGATGGGTACGCGGACGTCGTCAGAACGTTCGAAGATCCGGCGCAGGTCGTCGACTTCTTCGTCCGCACACCCCCTTTGATCAGGCAGTCCGTGGCGCCGACGAAACTTGGTGCTGCCCTGCGGCTCAATCGGCCCCGCGGCGGGTCCAGAAACCCTCGGGGTCGTACTCGCGGATGATGCGCAGCTCGTCCGCGGTCGGCGGCTCTGTCTCGCGAACGCCGTCCGCAACGGTGAGCATCCATCCGGTGTTCGCCGCGATCTCGTCGACCGAGCTCGCCGGGTGATAGGACACGAGCACCGCTTCGCCGGCCACGAACCGGAACACGCCGAGCGTCGTAATGAGGACCGACGGACCGCCACGAGGTAGCCCGACCCGCGCGCGCCATGTGCCGCCCTCGCCGTAGCCCGGCGACGTCACGAAATCGACCCGCTCGCGCAGACGCCGCTTGTCGTGCGCCATGATCACGATGAGCCGGTGGGCAAGACTTGCGATGTCCGCGCCACCGCCGGATCCCGGCAGCTGCACCTTGGGATGCGCGCGATCGTCGCCGATCGCGGTGGTGTTGAGATTCCCATGACGATCGACCTCGGCGCCGCCGATGAAGCCGGCCTCCACCTCGCCGCGCTGTAGGAGTCCCATGAGGTCGATCGTGCGCGCGCACCAGACGGCGCCGGTGACGTTCGGCGGATCCCCCATGGTGTACAGCAGCTCGCGCGATGGCTGGTCTCGCACGACCCCGAGCTCGAAGAGGCCGACCGCGTTCGGTGCGTGAGTGCGCTTCGCCAGGACGAAGGCGATGAGCGGCAGGCGCATGCCCACGAAGACGCGCTCACCGTCGCGGATCTCTCGCGCCGCCTGCGCGACCATGAGCTCGCCCGGCGAGACGTCCACTAGCTCGGGA includes:
- a CDS encoding Rossmann fold nucleotide-binding protein; amino-acid sequence: MAPLARPEPFDPLRKGLYTGDELMQGYTRANPEGALDRKIARYFEAAGGRNPASAAAAIAQRLHDFGIDRALTAWLEGTGGTVPKVVGLMGSHATPRTDPEYASVAELGWRLARAGFLVATGGGPGLMEAANLGAYLSRYAEPEVLGRAVAVLRQAPAFESDHARYIEATRQVLADFPDGTDSLGVPTWVYPDEPVNLFSSHIAKYFSNSMREEGLIAIGNHGVVIASDTPGSVRELFQAAEQDSYWVGDRRSPIVLFGPRGSSSLELLIAHARRDGYADVVRTFEDPAQVVDFFVRTPPLIRQSVAPTKLGAALRLNRPRGGSRNPRGRTRG
- a CDS encoding CoA-transferase codes for the protein MDVSPGELMVAQAAREIRDGERVFVGMRLPLIAFVLAKRTHAPNAVGLFELGVVRDQPSRELLYTMGDPPNVTGAVWCARTIDLMGLLQRGEVEAGFIGGAEVDRHGNLNTTAIGDDRAHPKVQLPGSGGGADIASLAHRLIVIMAHDKRRLRERVDFVTSPGYGEGGTWRARVGLPRGGPSVLITTLGVFRFVAGEAVLVSYHPASSVDEIAANTGWMLTVADGVRETEPPTADELRIIREYDPEGFWTRRGAD